In Microtus ochrogaster isolate Prairie Vole_2 chromosome 4, MicOch1.0, whole genome shotgun sequence, one genomic interval encodes:
- the LOC101980853 gene encoding glutamate-rich protein 2 has product METVGEKKTDEVDKDTILAKQEKISEYCLEDIEEKLSDSTDGDGDDDTNDEDDEGTPKKETRAPLELMAEFLRAEMGRDYQLAKKLCQMILIYEPENPVAKEFFSLIEEILLKEEAQKQKDEEEDSEEDTSSESEAESSEEGSEDSSDECEDGS; this is encoded by the exons ATGGAGACTGTGGGTGAGAAAAAAACAG ATGAAGTGGACAAGGATACAATCCTTGCAAAGCAAGAGAAAATCAGTGAGTATTGCCTTGAGGACATCGAGGAGAAGTTGTCGGATTCGACAGACGGCGATGGTGACGATGACACCAACGATGAAGATGACGAAGGCACCCCTAAAAAGGAGACTCGTGCCCCGCTAGAGTTGATGGCAGAA tttctGAGAGCAGAGATGGGCCGAGACTACCAGCTGGCCAAAAAGTTATGTCAGATGA TCCTAATCTACGAACCAGAAAATCCTGTGGCCAAGGAATTTTTCTCACTTATTGAAGAAATATTGCTAAagg AGGAAGCTCAGAAGCAGAAGGACGAGGAAGAGGACAGTGAAGAGGACACCAGCAGTGAGAGCGAGGCGGAGAGCAGTGAGGAAGGGAGCGAGGACAGCTCCGACGAGTGTGAAGACGGGTCCTGA